Proteins encoded within one genomic window of Hermetia illucens chromosome 2, iHerIll2.2.curated.20191125, whole genome shotgun sequence:
- the LOC119648123 gene encoding uncharacterized protein LOC119648123, producing MAARFHSSCLVLLIFISVLALSQAGRHQAGRYQAGRSRYSVCPKWETKGTVLLPHRDCRKFYICDRGQRVQMECKRGLHFNPRYQVCDYPSQAGCVQKYRKYARRLICK from the exons ATGGCAGCCAGATTCCATTCCAGTTGTTTAGTACTTTTGATTTTTATCTCAGTCCTTGCACTTTCCCAGGCTGGACGTCACCAGGCTGGACGCTACCAGGCTGGGCGTTCCCGATACTCAGTGTGTCCAAAATGGGAAACAAAAGGGACAGTTTTGCTACCTCACCGGGACTGTAGAAAGTTTTATATTTGCGACCGTGGACAGAGGGTGCAAATGGAGTGCAAACGTGGACTCCATTTCAATCCTCGATACCAG gtATGTGACTATCCCAGTCAGGCAGGATGTGTTCAGAAATACAGAAAATACGCAAGGCGGCTAATTtgtaaataa